The sequence below is a genomic window from Anaerocolumna chitinilytica.
CAAAATATATCTTGTTTAAATCCTTACGAAAACTCTCCGCTTTCTCTCCGCTAAGGTGCTTGTCCGCTTCCTGGAATAAGAGGCCATAATGCTCGGTACAAAAGCCTTTGGAAGCTTTTAATTTATCAATAAAGGCACTGTCATGTTCAAAGAGGTAGAATACGGTTGTAATGTAAAGATTGAACATGTTATCAATCTTATTGCAGACGTAGCAGGAGCTTACTATATTATCTGTATATTCTTTTACAGGAGTAGTCTCCGTATTCTTTTTAAAAAGAGAAGGCCCTTTACCTTTCTTAGCGGAAAGGCCCTCTAAGTCCTTAATCGTCTTATCCATGTGGGTCTTTAGCATAAGGGCCAGCCCAAGACGGTTCTTATTCTCATAAAGCTTACCCAGATGATAATTGCAGAATCCGATTTTATCCGTTTCAGCTCTTACATCATCTTCCATGTAGCTGGGACCCATGGTGAATTCCACCGCATTGTTTTCAAGTGTTTTTTTCATAAAACATATCGGGCATTCGCAGTCACTGTCAAAAGCATCATTGACCGGTATGGTGTACAATTTTTCTTTCATTTTATATACCTGATAATCCTTTCTGGTATTCATAGTTCCTATTGCAATAAGTATAGCATGGCCCAGTTAATTGTACAATGAATTATTCATTCCCCCAGGTATAACAAAGAGTAAATATTCCCATATTAAGT
It includes:
- a CDS encoding DUF6062 family protein, with the translated sequence MKEKLYTIPVNDAFDSDCECPICFMKKTLENNAVEFTMGPSYMEDDVRAETDKIGFCNYHLGKLYENKNRLGLALMLKTHMDKTIKDLEGLSAKKGKGPSLFKKNTETTPVKEYTDNIVSSCYVCNKIDNMFNLYITTVFYLFEHDSAFIDKLKASKGFCTEHYGLLFQEADKHLSGEKAESFRKDLNKIYFDNMKRVRDDLEWFIDKFDYRYVNEPWKNSKDALPRAMTKTNSVYEKGN